One stretch of Flavobacterium sp. 9 DNA includes these proteins:
- a CDS encoding glycoside hydrolase 43 family protein, with translation MKNIKVLFLLCSFFLMQSNFAQVWVPDNGDGTYTNPIIHADYSDPDVVRVGDDFYMTASSFNCIPGLPILHSKDLVNWKIIGYALSKQPPFETYNKVQHGNGVWAPSITFHNNEFYIYYPDPDFGIYMIKAKNAEGPWSEPLLVKAGLGLIDPSPLWDDEGKNYLVHAFAGSRAQIKSLLVVCTMNAEGTVVNTDEVMIIDGHESEGTIEGPKFYKRNNYYYIFAPAGGVSTGWQTVLRSKKVFGPYEKKKVLEQGKATINGPHQGAWVQTQTGEDWFIHFQDKGTYGRIVHLQPMKWENDWPVMGQDFDKNGIGEPVTTFKKPNVGKEYPIEVPETSDEFNEPKLGLQWQWQANSQINWGFPTSLGYLNLFCLPTIKEDQKIFEAPNLLLQKFPAEEFTATTKLTFNTRLNGESTGLLIMGLDYSYLNFKNENGKLYLNQKTGTFDKKVSETETTPILISNNTIYLRVKIKKGGTCSFSYSLDDKKYEPIGSDFVSKEGKWIGAKVGLFALSKKITNDSGNVAVDWFRINKGQK, from the coding sequence ATGAAAAATATAAAAGTCCTTTTTCTGTTATGCTCATTTTTCTTGATGCAAAGTAATTTTGCTCAGGTTTGGGTGCCCGATAATGGAGACGGAACTTACACAAATCCTATAATTCATGCAGATTATTCAGATCCTGATGTAGTTCGTGTTGGAGATGATTTTTATATGACAGCATCGTCTTTTAATTGCATTCCGGGATTACCTATTTTGCATTCTAAAGATTTGGTTAATTGGAAAATTATAGGATATGCGCTTAGTAAACAACCGCCATTTGAAACTTATAATAAAGTGCAGCATGGTAACGGAGTTTGGGCGCCAAGTATTACTTTTCATAACAATGAATTTTATATTTATTATCCTGATCCTGATTTTGGAATTTATATGATAAAAGCCAAAAATGCTGAAGGACCTTGGTCAGAACCACTTTTGGTAAAAGCTGGATTAGGTTTGATAGATCCAAGCCCGTTATGGGATGATGAAGGAAAGAATTATCTCGTTCATGCCTTTGCAGGAAGCCGCGCCCAGATAAAAAGTTTATTAGTCGTTTGTACAATGAACGCTGAAGGAACGGTTGTGAATACTGATGAGGTTATGATAATTGACGGTCATGAAAGCGAAGGCACAATTGAAGGGCCAAAATTCTATAAGCGAAACAATTACTATTATATTTTTGCTCCCGCGGGCGGAGTTTCTACAGGATGGCAAACTGTTTTAAGATCAAAAAAAGTTTTTGGTCCTTATGAAAAAAAGAAGGTTCTCGAACAAGGAAAAGCCACTATAAATGGTCCGCATCAAGGTGCTTGGGTACAAACACAAACTGGAGAAGATTGGTTTATTCATTTTCAGGATAAAGGAACGTATGGCAGAATAGTTCATCTTCAGCCTATGAAATGGGAAAACGATTGGCCAGTAATGGGACAAGATTTCGATAAAAATGGAATAGGTGAACCTGTTACTACATTCAAAAAACCAAACGTAGGCAAGGAATATCCGATAGAAGTTCCCGAAACATCAGATGAATTTAACGAACCAAAATTAGGTTTACAATGGCAATGGCAGGCAAATTCTCAAATCAATTGGGGTTTTCCGACAAGTCTGGGATATTTGAATTTGTTTTGTTTACCAACAATTAAGGAGGATCAGAAAATTTTTGAAGCTCCAAATTTGTTACTGCAAAAATTCCCAGCCGAAGAATTTACCGCAACAACCAAACTAACATTTAATACAAGACTAAACGGAGAATCAACAGGACTTTTGATAATGGGATTAGATTATAGTTACCTGAATTTCAAAAATGAAAATGGAAAATTATATCTGAATCAGAAAACCGGAACTTTTGATAAAAAAGTTTCAGAAACAGAAACCACACCAATTTTAATTTCAAACAATACAATCTATCTTAGAGTAAAAATTAAAAAGGGAGGCACTTGTAGTTTCTCCTATAGTTTAGATGATAAAAAGTATGAGCCAATTGGATCTGATTTTGTTTCGAAAGAAGGAAAATGGATTGGCGCAAAAGTTGGTCTTTTTGCTTTAAGCAAGAAAATAACAAATGATTCCGGTAATGTTGCGGTAGATTGGTTTAGAATAAATAAAGGTCAGAAATAA
- a CDS encoding glycoside hydrolase family 105 protein — protein sequence MKNNIRQGYFVSVLLICAMAFTSCKVTSQESASKDIVISKDMKWSDKMALTIMKRHPQAYMIDDAKNPKWDYVHGLVLHSMEELYKKNPDPRYPVYIKGYVNALVQNDGSIKSYDLDNYNIDMVVSGRLLFKIYETSKEEKYLKALQLLRKQLTEQPRTASGGFWHKKIYPNQMWLDGLYMGEPFYAEYTTVFENGKELDDVAKQFELIQKHATDPKTGLLYHGWDESKQMAWANKETGTSPNFWSRALGWYAMALVDVLDYFPKEHPKQKELVGYLNSVSEALAKYQDKSGLWYQVTDKGNKEGNYLEASGSSMFAYAFAKGANKGYLPSKYKKLANKAFDGLTKQLIKVVTYGSITLTEACAVAGLGGTPYRDGSYEYYVKERKKDNDPKATGPFILAALELNR from the coding sequence ATGAAAAATAATATAAGACAAGGTTATTTCGTATCGGTTTTATTGATCTGTGCAATGGCTTTTACAAGTTGTAAAGTGACTTCGCAGGAATCGGCTAGTAAGGATATTGTTATTTCTAAGGATATGAAATGGTCTGATAAAATGGCTTTAACGATAATGAAACGCCATCCACAAGCCTATATGATTGATGATGCCAAGAATCCAAAATGGGATTATGTTCATGGTTTGGTTTTGCATTCAATGGAAGAATTGTATAAAAAAAATCCTGATCCAAGATATCCTGTTTATATTAAAGGATATGTGAATGCTTTAGTTCAAAATGACGGAAGTATTAAGAGTTATGATCTTGATAATTATAATATTGATATGGTGGTTTCCGGTCGTTTACTTTTTAAGATTTACGAAACTTCTAAAGAAGAAAAATATTTAAAAGCTTTACAGTTGTTACGTAAACAATTGACAGAACAACCAAGAACAGCAAGTGGTGGATTTTGGCATAAAAAAATATATCCAAACCAAATGTGGTTAGACGGTTTGTATATGGGAGAACCGTTTTATGCAGAATACACAACAGTTTTTGAAAACGGAAAAGAATTGGACGATGTGGCAAAACAATTTGAATTGATTCAAAAACATGCCACAGATCCTAAAACAGGATTATTGTATCACGGTTGGGACGAAAGCAAACAAATGGCCTGGGCAAACAAAGAAACCGGAACTTCGCCAAATTTCTGGTCAAGAGCCTTAGGTTGGTATGCTATGGCGCTTGTAGATGTTCTGGATTATTTCCCAAAAGAACATCCTAAACAAAAAGAACTTGTTGGATATTTGAATAGTGTTTCTGAAGCTTTAGCTAAATATCAGGATAAATCTGGTTTGTGGTATCAGGTAACAGATAAAGGAAACAAAGAAGGAAATTATCTTGAAGCATCAGGATCTTCAATGTTTGCTTATGCTTTTGCAAAAGGAGCAAACAAAGGTTATTTACCTTCAAAATATAAAAAACTGGCAAATAAAGCCTTTGATGGATTAACGAAACAATTGATAAAAGTAGTTACTTACGGATCAATTACATTAACAGAAGCTTGTGCTGTTGCAGGTTTAGGAGGAACACCTTACAGAGATGGTTCTTATGAATATTACGTTAAAGAAAGAAAAAAAGACAACGATCCTAAAGCAACCGGACCTTTTATTTTGGCAGCTTTAGAATTGAATAGATAA
- a CDS encoding glycoside hydrolase family 105 protein — protein sequence MKIKYSSWVIVFLLFCSILIFGQNKYVISKDLKWSEKTALSILNNYPKAWQIDGNEKPKWDYKMGFLLFSFEKLYQKTNDSKYLNYIKEYADEMIDSSGNIKKYDEKEYNIDYVNPGKILFDLYDKKKDNRYQKVIVQLRKQLENQPRTASGGFWHKQIYPNQMWIDGLYMAEPFYTQYTVKYENGKSLDDIAKQFELVHDHLLDKKSGLPYQCWDESKQIAWANPEKGTSPTIWGRGIGWYMMALVETLDYYPKNHPKQKELVRYLNEISKSVIEYKSSSGLWYQVADKPDLKGNYLEPSASAMIIYALAKGVNKGYLASNYKKIAQKSFNAFIKEFVKTDENVEVNILNVSPSVGLGGKPFRDGTNEYYISGKTKDNGSPALAAFLLSALELDK from the coding sequence ATGAAAATAAAATATTCGAGTTGGGTAATTGTTTTTCTGTTGTTTTGCAGTATTTTAATATTTGGTCAAAATAAATATGTAATTTCTAAAGATTTAAAATGGTCTGAAAAAACAGCACTTTCAATTTTAAATAATTATCCGAAAGCTTGGCAAATTGATGGAAACGAAAAACCAAAATGGGATTATAAAATGGGCTTTTTACTGTTTTCTTTCGAGAAATTGTATCAGAAAACAAACGATTCAAAATACCTGAATTATATAAAAGAATATGCTGATGAAATGATCGACAGTTCTGGAAATATTAAAAAATATGACGAGAAAGAATACAATATTGATTATGTAAATCCGGGAAAAATTCTTTTTGATTTATATGATAAAAAGAAAGACAATCGCTATCAAAAAGTAATTGTTCAATTAAGAAAACAACTCGAAAATCAACCGAGAACTGCAAGCGGAGGATTTTGGCACAAACAAATTTATCCCAATCAAATGTGGATTGATGGTTTGTATATGGCAGAACCTTTTTATACACAATATACGGTTAAGTATGAAAATGGTAAAAGTCTGGACGATATTGCAAAACAATTTGAATTGGTTCACGATCATTTATTAGATAAAAAAAGTGGTTTACCATATCAATGTTGGGATGAAAGCAAACAAATTGCGTGGGCAAATCCGGAAAAGGGAACATCGCCAACAATTTGGGGACGAGGAATTGGCTGGTATATGATGGCTTTGGTAGAAACATTGGATTATTATCCAAAAAACCATCCAAAACAGAAAGAATTAGTTCGTTATCTGAACGAGATATCAAAAAGTGTAATTGAGTATAAAAGTTCTTCAGGATTGTGGTATCAGGTTGCTGATAAACCGGATTTGAAAGGGAATTATTTAGAACCGTCGGCTTCTGCGATGATTATTTATGCTTTGGCTAAAGGCGTCAACAAAGGATATTTAGCATCAAATTATAAAAAAATAGCGCAAAAATCTTTTAATGCTTTTATAAAAGAATTTGTCAAAACAGATGAAAATGTTGAGGTAAATATTCTAAACGTTTCGCCAAGTGTTGGTTTAGGAGGAAAACCTTTTAGAGACGGTACAAATGAATATTATATTAGTGGAAAAACAAAAGATAATGGTTCGCCCGCTTTAGCTGCTTTTTTGTTGAGCGCGCTTGAATTAGATAAGTAG
- a CDS encoding DUF4861 family protein yields MKTLITVSAALVFGLSACKAQKKYDIKTAKTYAELSVKTDGKWENRKYIGGTVFKNVDKLKLAPEHTDHSFDIRYEGPGWENNRIGYRLYLDWRNAIDIFGKKTSAIVLPQVGQDNFDSYHEMSDWGADILKAGKGIGIGSIDRYLNNEKLHFHTVDSTIANVENKANESKVIVKYYGWKTASDNIDFTTELTTKPDQLYTEHKIKASKEIKGICTGIVKQKNTELLKKESKNKKWAYLATYGEQSLVPDKLGMAIFYEVSEVENVADTDLDYLIVFKPTTKAHSFYFLGAWEQEQNGIKSKEEFVKYLDQKLEVLNKKGKM; encoded by the coding sequence ATGAAAACATTAATAACGGTATCAGCAGCTTTAGTTTTTGGACTTTCGGCTTGTAAAGCTCAAAAGAAATACGATATCAAAACGGCAAAAACCTATGCCGAATTATCGGTAAAAACAGATGGAAAATGGGAAAATAGAAAGTACATTGGAGGAACTGTTTTTAAAAACGTTGACAAACTAAAATTAGCCCCGGAACATACAGATCATTCGTTTGATATTCGTTATGAAGGTCCGGGTTGGGAAAATAACAGAATTGGATATCGCTTGTATTTAGACTGGAGAAATGCAATTGATATTTTCGGAAAAAAGACTTCGGCAATCGTTTTGCCTCAAGTCGGACAGGATAATTTTGATTCGTATCACGAAATGAGTGATTGGGGAGCTGATATTCTGAAAGCCGGAAAAGGTATCGGAATTGGTTCAATTGATCGTTATTTAAACAACGAAAAATTACATTTTCATACGGTAGATTCAACGATTGCAAATGTTGAAAATAAAGCAAATGAATCTAAAGTTATCGTAAAATATTATGGCTGGAAAACGGCTTCTGATAATATTGATTTTACAACAGAATTAACGACTAAGCCGGACCAACTTTATACAGAACATAAAATTAAGGCTTCAAAAGAAATTAAAGGAATTTGCACGGGAATTGTAAAACAAAAGAATACTGAATTGCTTAAAAAAGAAAGCAAAAACAAAAAATGGGCTTATTTGGCAACTTATGGTGAACAATCGTTAGTTCCGGATAAATTAGGAATGGCAATTTTTTATGAAGTAAGCGAAGTTGAAAATGTTGCTGATACTGATTTAGATTATCTAATAGTATTTAAGCCAACAACTAAAGCACATTCTTTTTACTTTTTGGGAGCTTGGGAACAAGAACAAAACGGAATAAAATCGAAAGAAGAATTTGTAAAATATTTAGATCAAAAATTAGAAGTTCTGAATAAGAAAGGGAAGATGTAA
- a CDS encoding alpha/beta hydrolase, producing MKKIVLFFMMYATAISAQSKFEIDTSYTIKSTYSKLIKQYSFIKIAESKKNENVTEIYDVVYDKKQNRDLHLDSYFYKKEKRNPAVIMIHGGGWRSGNKSQMRIMAQEIASKGYSCFAIEYRLSLEAKYPEGIYDIKNAIKFIKDNAKKFHVDPNKVAVLGCSSGGQMAALIGTTNEDLAFEDVQFKSKSSSKVNAIIDVDGILAFKHPESKEGEMAAFWLKGSYEENPENWKNASALSHTNKSTPPILFINSSFDRFHSGRDDMIAILEENKIYSEVKTIENSPHSF from the coding sequence ATGAAGAAGATAGTACTGTTTTTTATGATGTATGCAACGGCAATTTCTGCGCAAAGCAAGTTTGAAATTGACACTTCGTATACGATAAAAAGCACTTATAGTAAGTTGATAAAACAATATTCTTTTATCAAAATTGCGGAGTCAAAAAAGAATGAAAATGTTACTGAAATTTATGATGTTGTCTATGATAAAAAGCAAAATAGAGACTTACATTTAGATTCTTATTTTTATAAAAAAGAAAAACGAAATCCAGCTGTAATCATGATTCATGGCGGCGGATGGAGATCAGGAAATAAAAGTCAGATGCGGATTATGGCACAAGAAATTGCTTCAAAAGGTTATTCTTGTTTTGCAATTGAATACAGATTATCACTTGAAGCGAAATATCCGGAAGGGATTTATGATATTAAAAATGCAATTAAATTTATAAAAGATAATGCTAAAAAGTTTCATGTAGATCCAAACAAAGTTGCCGTTTTAGGATGTTCTTCGGGAGGTCAAATGGCAGCTTTGATTGGTACAACAAATGAGGACTTGGCTTTTGAAGACGTACAATTTAAAAGTAAATCTTCATCAAAAGTAAATGCAATTATTGATGTAGACGGAATATTAGCATTTAAACATCCGGAATCAAAAGAAGGAGAGATGGCAGCATTTTGGCTAAAAGGTTCTTATGAAGAAAACCCGGAGAATTGGAAAAATGCTTCGGCTTTAAGCCATACAAATAAAAGCACGCCGCCAATCTTATTTATAAACAGTAGTTTTGATAGGTTTCATTCCGGAAGAGATGATATGATCGCAATTTTAGAGGAAAATAAGATTTACAGCGAAGTAAAAACAATTGAAAATTCGCCACATTCCTTTTGA
- a CDS encoding RagB/SusD family nutrient uptake outer membrane protein, translating to MKKLIIAILILGTTLNSCSDFIEEDNRSYGSAEQYFLTSAGFESLINTNYATLKDIYGGDPWLFEAGTDMYSEGRNQEPEGLAKYLTLSSSSAGVDQLYRTCYIAIQQANKGLYYSTITEKSSTLDTRIGELKFLRANAYFLLVQTYGGVPVVLDNINTAVTSFDRNTAEEVYTQIFKDLNEALPAVSTAAYGGRVNKRAVQDLLAKVYLTRGYETFGTPADFTTAAVLADQAIGGQALNVSFDNVVKPGNEMNAETIFSVQFSIASNATGTTALGSSQNYWFSSYLGAAAAGNPYPNRSYTLCPTVYALSLYEKGDKRWEGTFMNEIYSRYYDYYTVTDKAALKISDFYEPKWFTTADRDAWKLDNASRMVANFRYHNWGTYSSSAASGGDYNLIPVRKFDDPNAPYSGATSANYNTTPITPATNRSSTRDFIISRLGETYLIAAEAYFKAGQSGTALARLNEVRRRAGGGVVGAIPVLTSIDINTILDERGRELLGEYHRWFDLKRTGTLVERTVLYNPKVTTTNAFAGQNGNLKILRPIPQSALDLNRNKDFPQNPAY from the coding sequence ATGAAAAAATTAATAATAGCTATACTAATACTGGGAACGACATTAAATTCTTGCTCAGATTTTATCGAGGAAGACAATCGTTCTTACGGTTCAGCAGAGCAATATTTTTTGACTTCTGCGGGATTTGAGTCATTAATAAATACAAATTATGCAACACTAAAAGACATTTATGGAGGAGATCCGTGGTTGTTTGAAGCAGGAACAGATATGTATTCTGAGGGAAGAAATCAAGAACCGGAAGGATTAGCCAAATATTTGACATTATCATCGTCATCTGCAGGAGTTGATCAATTGTACAGAACTTGTTATATCGCAATTCAACAGGCAAATAAAGGATTGTATTATTCGACAATTACAGAGAAATCAAGCACGTTGGATACCAGAATTGGCGAACTTAAATTTTTACGTGCAAACGCTTATTTTCTGTTAGTTCAAACTTATGGAGGAGTTCCGGTTGTTTTGGATAATATCAATACAGCAGTGACATCATTTGACAGAAATACGGCAGAGGAAGTTTATACACAAATTTTCAAAGATCTTAACGAGGCACTTCCGGCAGTAAGTACAGCGGCATATGGCGGAAGAGTTAATAAAAGAGCGGTTCAGGATTTATTGGCAAAAGTATATTTGACAAGAGGTTATGAAACTTTTGGAACTCCGGCAGATTTTACAACAGCGGCTGTTTTGGCAGATCAGGCAATTGGTGGTCAGGCTTTGAATGTATCTTTTGATAATGTTGTAAAACCAGGAAATGAAATGAATGCAGAAACTATCTTTTCGGTTCAGTTTTCGATTGCTTCAAATGCAACGGGAACAACAGCTTTAGGAAGTTCTCAAAACTATTGGTTTAGTTCTTATTTAGGCGCAGCGGCGGCTGGAAATCCTTATCCAAATAGAAGTTACACACTTTGTCCTACGGTTTATGCTTTGTCATTATATGAAAAAGGAGATAAACGTTGGGAAGGTACTTTTATGAATGAAATCTACAGCAGATATTATGATTATTATACCGTAACAGATAAAGCAGCTTTGAAAATTTCAGATTTCTATGAGCCAAAATGGTTTACAACAGCTGACAGAGACGCTTGGAAACTGGATAATGCTTCAAGAATGGTAGCGAATTTCAGATATCATAATTGGGGAACTTATTCTTCATCAGCGGCTTCGGGAGGAGATTATAACCTGATTCCGGTTCGTAAATTTGATGATCCAAATGCTCCATATAGTGGTGCAACAAGTGCAAATTATAACACAACGCCAATTACACCAGCTACTAACAGAAGTAGTACGCGCGATTTTATTATTTCAAGATTGGGTGAAACGTATCTAATTGCTGCCGAAGCTTATTTTAAAGCAGGTCAATCAGGAACAGCTTTAGCACGATTAAACGAAGTAAGAAGAAGAGCTGGAGGCGGAGTTGTAGGAGCAATTCCGGTATTAACGTCAATTGATATCAATACAATATTAGACGAAAGAGGTAGAGAATTATTGGGAGAATACCACCGATGGTTTGACTTAAAACGTACTGGAACATTAGTAGAAAGAACTGTTTTGTACAACCCAAAAGTGACAACAACAAATGCTTTTGCAGGACAAAATGGTAATCTTAAAATTCTAAGACCAATCCCACAATCAGCATTAGATTTGAACAGAAATAAAGATTTTCCTCAAAATCCTGCATATTAG
- a CDS encoding TonB-dependent receptor: protein MSAQSGVIEGKITDAAGLSLPGVNIQEKGTKNGTSTDFEGSFKINVASNKAVLIVSYLGFQTQEVSVAGKSRVNVSLSEQSNSLNEVVVVGYGSVKKTDLTGAVNTLSAAKITERNVTNPMEAIQGGIAGVQVTSNSGRIGDGFNVIIRGANSINKDGSKPLFVVDGVPTDNIDFLNPQDIARMDVLKDASSAAIYGSRGGSGVIIVTTKSGTNAKAGVSVSYDSSYGNKQAVRLPKLMSPEKWWYYHQSAFLATTISATNPTYNDIDATELKTAVGQAGTNPVLFNRVANNQSYNWQDAVLKGGMTQNNYLNITGRADNSLSYNIGLGVQKETGVIDNEGIDKYNFKAGLNHKINDKISFGVNLTISKTDEQLGSATAMQEAFRQNPYTSPWAIDANGDEIVGTYAQQPGTLRYPNGTLAINKTGSYNPLLEIANSSDEIKRFTTIGNLYGEYKFTNWLSFKSTFSAGSMNAREGRSLGAQTDFGLKNKSLPSGDVTNVQNFNYTWDNQFNINYTLKENHVFNVLLLQSFYSNTTETYFQSSRENPFETGFYNLGSGAQPTYNLTPSGSIAIIPSGVFIPYSKNTLESYAARLNYTYKGRYLLTASVRYDGSSVLADGNKWTAFPSVALGWNINQESFLKNVSFISNLKLRGSVGYTGNDNVSPYSSLSVLKVPTYYDFNGTPANGFTSSSLGNTDLTWEKTREVNLGLDFGFAKNRISGSVDVYDRLSKDLLFQQALPLEIGVPTITSNVGSISNKGIEVALVTKNIQTKNVSWETSFTFTKNVNKLESIYGQDKVDDVGNNLFIGENIHSYYNYVFDGVWQESEAAKALSYGQKPGEARVKDLNNDGKIDANNDRAILGNYDPKWSGSFSTTLKVKQFDLSLSLITNQGMTVFSGFHDNFADVTDRGRQKLDLDDWYIPANGAGIAPQYSNTNPLPRGAGVYYDTNNVAFYKNASFVKVQNIALGYSLDNDLVNKLKLKSMRFYVNVLNPFVITPYEGYDPEWATAALAVNRVSTMTVQMGLSLKF, encoded by the coding sequence ATGAGCGCTCAGTCGGGTGTGATAGAGGGAAAGATTACTGATGCTGCAGGATTATCACTTCCAGGTGTGAATATCCAGGAAAAAGGTACTAAAAACGGTACTTCTACAGATTTTGAGGGAAGTTTTAAAATAAACGTTGCAAGTAATAAAGCGGTTTTGATTGTAAGCTATTTGGGTTTTCAGACTCAGGAAGTTAGCGTTGCAGGAAAATCGAGAGTAAATGTTAGTCTTTCAGAACAATCCAATTCGCTTAACGAGGTTGTGGTTGTAGGTTATGGATCTGTAAAAAAGACAGATTTAACCGGAGCTGTAAATACTTTATCTGCGGCTAAAATCACGGAAAGAAATGTTACTAACCCAATGGAAGCTATTCAGGGAGGAATTGCCGGAGTTCAGGTAACTTCAAATTCCGGTAGAATTGGCGACGGGTTCAACGTTATTATTAGAGGGGCAAACTCTATTAATAAAGACGGTTCTAAACCACTTTTTGTAGTTGATGGCGTTCCAACGGATAATATCGACTTTTTGAATCCGCAGGATATTGCGAGAATGGACGTGTTGAAAGACGCTTCTTCTGCGGCAATTTACGGTTCAAGAGGAGGAAGTGGGGTTATCATTGTGACGACCAAAAGTGGCACAAATGCAAAAGCGGGCGTATCAGTTTCTTATGACAGTTCTTATGGAAATAAGCAAGCGGTGAGATTACCAAAATTAATGAGTCCTGAAAAATGGTGGTATTATCATCAATCGGCATTTTTGGCAACTACAATTTCGGCTACAAACCCAACGTATAATGATATTGATGCAACCGAATTAAAAACGGCAGTTGGTCAGGCAGGAACGAATCCTGTTTTGTTTAACAGAGTGGCTAATAATCAAAGTTATAATTGGCAGGATGCGGTTTTAAAAGGCGGAATGACTCAGAATAATTATCTGAATATTACCGGTCGTGCAGATAATAGTTTGTCTTATAACATTGGTCTTGGTGTGCAAAAAGAAACTGGAGTTATTGATAATGAAGGTATTGATAAGTATAATTTTAAAGCAGGTTTAAATCATAAGATCAATGATAAAATTTCGTTTGGAGTAAATCTTACGATATCAAAAACGGATGAACAATTAGGAAGTGCAACTGCTATGCAGGAAGCTTTTAGACAAAATCCATATACATCGCCTTGGGCAATTGATGCAAATGGCGACGAAATTGTTGGAACTTATGCGCAACAACCAGGTACGCTAAGATATCCTAACGGAACTTTAGCAATTAATAAAACGGGTTCTTATAATCCGCTTTTAGAAATTGCAAATTCAAGTGATGAGATAAAAAGATTTACTACAATTGGTAATTTGTATGGAGAATATAAATTTACAAATTGGTTGTCTTTCAAATCGACTTTTTCTGCTGGTTCGATGAATGCGAGAGAAGGAAGATCTCTTGGTGCTCAAACAGATTTTGGTCTTAAAAACAAAAGTTTGCCGTCTGGAGATGTAACTAATGTTCAGAACTTTAATTATACTTGGGACAATCAGTTTAATATCAATTATACTTTAAAGGAAAATCATGTTTTCAACGTTTTATTGCTTCAGAGTTTTTATTCTAATACGACCGAAACTTATTTCCAATCTTCAAGAGAAAATCCATTTGAAACCGGATTTTATAATTTAGGTTCAGGAGCACAGCCAACTTACAATTTAACGCCTTCAGGATCTATTGCGATAATTCCGTCAGGAGTATTTATTCCGTATTCTAAAAACACGTTAGAATCTTATGCAGCTCGTTTAAATTATACTTACAAAGGGCGTTATTTATTGACAGCATCTGTTCGTTATGACGGTTCGTCTGTTTTAGCCGATGGAAATAAATGGACTGCTTTCCCTTCTGTGGCTTTAGGATGGAATATTAATCAGGAATCATTTTTGAAAAATGTCTCTTTTATTTCTAATTTAAAATTAAGAGGAAGTGTTGGTTATACCGGAAACGATAATGTTTCGCCATATTCAAGTTTAAGCGTTTTAAAAGTGCCAACTTATTATGATTTTAACGGTACTCCGGCAAACGGTTTTACATCTTCAAGCTTAGGAAATACTGATTTAACTTGGGAAAAAACAAGAGAGGTGAATTTAGGTTTAGACTTTGGATTTGCTAAAAACAGAATCTCAGGAAGTGTAGATGTTTACGATCGTTTATCAAAAGATTTATTGTTTCAACAAGCATTACCGTTAGAGATTGGAGTTCCTACAATTACTTCAAATGTAGGTTCTATCAGTAATAAAGGAATCGAGGTTGCATTGGTAACTAAAAATATTCAGACTAAAAATGTGTCTTGGGAAACCAGTTTTACTTTCACTAAAAATGTAAATAAATTAGAGTCTATTTATGGACAAGATAAAGTTGATGATGTTGGAAATAACTTATTTATAGGAGAAAACATTCACTCTTATTATAACTATGTTTTTGATGGAGTTTGGCAGGAAAGCGAAGCAGCAAAAGCACTTTCTTACGGTCAGAAACCTGGAGAAGCAAGAGTCAAAGATCTAAATAATGATGGTAAAATTGATGCCAATAATGACAGGGCAATTTTAGGAAATTACGATCCTAAATGGTCTGGAAGTTTTTCTACTACATTAAAAGTAAAACAATTTGATTTGTCATTGTCTTTAATCACAAATCAGGGAATGACTGTGTTTAGTGGCTTCCACGATAATTTTGCCGATGTTACAGACAGAGGTCGTCAGAAATTAGATCTTGATGATTGGTACATTCCTGCCAATGGCGCCGGTATTGCACCACAATATTCAAATACAAACCCTTTGCCACGTGGAGCGGGAGTTTATTATGATACTAATAATGTTGCTTTTTACAAAAATGCATCATTTGTCAAAGTTCAAAACATAGCATTAGGATATAGTTTGGATAATGATCTGGTAAATAAATTGAAACTTAAAAGCATGCGTTTTTATGTGAATGTGTTGAATCCGTTTGTAATTACACCTTATGAAGGGTACGATCCGGAATGGGCGACTGCGGCTTTAGCAGTGAATCGTGTGTCGACAATGACAGTTCAAATGGGATTAAGTTTAAAATTTTAA